One Pleuronectes platessa chromosome 9, fPlePla1.1, whole genome shotgun sequence genomic region harbors:
- the lrrc8db gene encoding leucine rich repeat containing 8 VRAC subunit Db isoform X2: MFTLTEVAALNDIQPTYRILKPWWDVFMDYLGIVMLMLAIFSGTMQLTKDQVVCLPIMEPSPEEAGGFLGPQPPETADGFWNKESAIGEQAAPLMAKRPPDSIAPTIPSAQPSPFGQPKPTGVRTKLDFQQYVFVNQMCYHVALPWYSKYFPYLALIHTIVLMVSSNFWFKYPKTSSKIEHFVSILGKCFESPWTTKALSETACEDSEENKQRLADASCLLKHMSTSSEEGSPNQTAPVLTKSGVTFSAEKLVSEVPSMTILDKKDGEQAKALFEKVRKFRAHVEDSDLIYRLYAIQTVIKTVKFILILCYTMTFVASIDFDHVCEPEIKHLTGYTKFHCTHNMAFMLKKLLVSYIALICVYGVICIYTLFWLFRRPLKEYSFEKVREESSFSDIPDVKNDFAFLLHMVDQYDQLYSKRFGVFLSEVSENKLREISLNHEWTYEKLRQHVTRNAQDKLELHLFMLSGVPDAVFDHTDLEILKLELIPEARITAKISQMVNLQELQFYHCPAKVEQTAFIFLRDHLRCLHVKFTDVAEIPSWVYLLKSLRELYLIGNLNSENNKMIGLESLRDLRHLKILHLKSNLTKVPTNITDLSPHLIKLVIHNDGTKLLVLNSLKKMMNLAELELHNCELERIPHAIFSLNNLQELDLKSNNIRTIEEVISFQHLKRLTCLKLWHNKIINIPLSISHVKNLESLYLSHNKLESLPSSLFTLLKLRYLDVSHNSIVVIPLEVGFLQNLQHFAINNNRVEVVPKQLFKCNKLRTLCISHNCISFIPEKIGQLSQLAHLEMKGNCLDRLPVQLGQCCLLRRSCLMLEDHLFDSLPMEVKESINQDSSVSFTNGCKCLSDGR, from the coding sequence ATGTTCACCCTCACAGAAGTAGCCGCCCTGAACGACATCCAGCCAACTTATCGAATCCTGAAACCATGGTGGGATGTCTTCATGGATTATCTCGGCATTGTCATGCTGATGTTGGCCATATTTTCAGGAACCATGCAGTTAACCAAAGACCAAGTGGTCTGTCTTCCCATCATGGAACCATCTCCGGAGGAGGCTGGGGGCTTCTTGGGCCCCCAACCACCAGAGACAGCTGATGGTTTCTGGAACAAAGAAAGTGCCATTGGGGAGCAAGCTGCTCCCCTAATGGCTAAAAGGCCTCCTGATAGCATTGCACCTACAATTCCCTCGGCACAGCCATCTCCATTTGGGCAGCCCAAACCTACAGGTGTCAGAACCAAGCTGGATTTTCAGCAGTATGTTTTCGTAAACCAGATGTGCTACCATGTTGCCCTTCCTTGGTATTCCAAGTATTTCCCCTACCTCGCTCTAATCCACACTATTGTTTTAATGGTCAGCAGCAACTTCTGGTTCAAGTACCCAAAGACAAGCTCCAAAATAGAACATTTTGTGTCCATCCTTGGAAAATGTTTTGAATCACCATGGACTACTAAAGCCCTGTCCGAGACCGCTTGTGAGGACTCGGAGGAGAACAAGCAAAGACTGGCTGATGCGTCCTGCCTCCTTAAACATATGTCCACAAGCAGCGAGGAGGGGAGTCCAAACCAGACTGCCCCAGTGCTCACTAAATCTGGGGTCACGTTCTCGGCTGAAAAGCTTGTGAGTGAAGTTCCCTCTATGACCATTCTGGACAAGAAAGATGGGGAGCAAGCAAAGGCCTTGTTTGAAAAAGTTCGGAAATTCCGTGCCCATGTGGAAGACAGTGACTTGATTTACAGGCTGTATGCCATTCAGACAGTCATCAAAACAGTCAAATTCATTTTGATCCTTTGCTACACAATGACATTTGTTGCCTCTATAGATTTTGACCATGTGTGTGAGCCTGAGATAAAGCATTTGACTGGATACACTAAATTCCATTGTACACATAACATGGCTTTCATGTTGAAGAAGCTACTTGTCAGCTATATTGCTCTCATATGTGTTTATGGCGTTATTTGCATATATACATTGTTTTGGCTTTTTCGTCGGCCACTAAAGGAGTATTCCTTTGAAAAagtcagagaggagagcagcttcAGTGACATTCCTgatgttaaaaatgactttgCTTTCCTCCTCCACATGGTCGATCAGTATGATCAGCTGTACTCAAAGCGTTTTGGAGTTTTTCTCTCAGAAGTGAGTGAAAACAAACTTCGAGAGATCAGCCTGAACCACGAGTGGACCTATGAAAAGTTGCGACAGCATGTAACACGCAATGCTCAAGATAAGCTGGAACTTCATCTTTTTATGCTTTCTGGAGTTCCGGACGCTGTGTTCGATCACACCGATTTGGAAATCCTTAAACTAGAACTAATCCCAGAGGCCAGGATAACTGCTAAGATCTCACAAATGGTAAACCTCCAGGAGTTGCAATTCTATCACTGTCCAGCCAAAGTTGAGCAGACTGCTTTCATTTTTCTTCGTGATCACCTACGGTGCCTTCATGTCAAATTCACAGATGTCGCTGAGATTCCTAGCTGGGTATACTTATTAAAAAGCTTAAGGGAACTATACCTGATTGGTAACCTGAActctgaaaacaataaaatgattggACTCGAGTCTCTCCGAGACCTCAGGCACCTAAAGATCCTGCATCTCAAAAGCAACCTAACAAAGGTTCCCACAAACATAACCGACCTGTCCCCACATCTTATCAAGTTGGTCATTCATAATGACGGTACAAAGCTTTTAGTCCTGAATAGTTTGAAGAAAATGATGAATCTCGCAGAATTGGAGCTTCATAATTGTGAGCTGGAGCGAATCCCCCATGCCATCTTCAGTTTGAACAACCTTCAGGAGCTTGATCTCAAATCCAACAATATTCGTACCATCGAGGAGGTCATCAGCTTTCAGCACCTGAAGAGACTAACGTGCCTCAAACTTTGGCACAATAAGATCATCAACATTCCCCTGTCAATCAGCCACGTCAAAAACCTTGAGTCACTCTATCTCTCGCACAACAAGCTCGAGTCTCTACCCTCTTCATTATTCACCCTTCTGAAGTTGAGGTACCTAGACGTTAGCCATAACTCCATAGTGGTGATACCGCTGGAGGTTGGCTTTCTGCAGAACCTCCAACATTTTGCCATTAACAACAACAGAGTCGAGGTCGTCCCAAAGCAACTGTTCAAGTGCAACAAGCTGAGGACCTTATGTATCAGCCACAACTGCATCTCATTCATTCCGGAGAAAATTGGCCAACTTTCACAGCTGGCACATCTGGAAATGAAGGGAAACTGCCTGGATCGTCTGCCCGTCCAGCTCGGCCAGTGCTGCCTCCTCCGCAGGAGCTGTCTGATGCTGGAGGATCACCTCTTCGACTCTCTCCCCATGGAGGTCAAAGAGAGCATCAATCAGGATTCCAGTGTTTCTTTTACAAATGGGTGCAAGTGTCTAAGTGATGGGCGGTAG
- the lrrc8db gene encoding leucine rich repeat containing 8 VRAC subunit Db isoform X1, which translates to MRRLFTGMFTLTEVAALNDIQPTYRILKPWWDVFMDYLGIVMLMLAIFSGTMQLTKDQVVCLPIMEPSPEEAGGFLGPQPPETADGFWNKESAIGEQAAPLMAKRPPDSIAPTIPSAQPSPFGQPKPTGVRTKLDFQQYVFVNQMCYHVALPWYSKYFPYLALIHTIVLMVSSNFWFKYPKTSSKIEHFVSILGKCFESPWTTKALSETACEDSEENKQRLADASCLLKHMSTSSEEGSPNQTAPVLTKSGVTFSAEKLVSEVPSMTILDKKDGEQAKALFEKVRKFRAHVEDSDLIYRLYAIQTVIKTVKFILILCYTMTFVASIDFDHVCEPEIKHLTGYTKFHCTHNMAFMLKKLLVSYIALICVYGVICIYTLFWLFRRPLKEYSFEKVREESSFSDIPDVKNDFAFLLHMVDQYDQLYSKRFGVFLSEVSENKLREISLNHEWTYEKLRQHVTRNAQDKLELHLFMLSGVPDAVFDHTDLEILKLELIPEARITAKISQMVNLQELQFYHCPAKVEQTAFIFLRDHLRCLHVKFTDVAEIPSWVYLLKSLRELYLIGNLNSENNKMIGLESLRDLRHLKILHLKSNLTKVPTNITDLSPHLIKLVIHNDGTKLLVLNSLKKMMNLAELELHNCELERIPHAIFSLNNLQELDLKSNNIRTIEEVISFQHLKRLTCLKLWHNKIINIPLSISHVKNLESLYLSHNKLESLPSSLFTLLKLRYLDVSHNSIVVIPLEVGFLQNLQHFAINNNRVEVVPKQLFKCNKLRTLCISHNCISFIPEKIGQLSQLAHLEMKGNCLDRLPVQLGQCCLLRRSCLMLEDHLFDSLPMEVKESINQDSSVSFTNGCKCLSDGR; encoded by the exons ATGAGAAGGCTCTTCACTG GAATGTTCACCCTCACAGAAGTAGCCGCCCTGAACGACATCCAGCCAACTTATCGAATCCTGAAACCATGGTGGGATGTCTTCATGGATTATCTCGGCATTGTCATGCTGATGTTGGCCATATTTTCAGGAACCATGCAGTTAACCAAAGACCAAGTGGTCTGTCTTCCCATCATGGAACCATCTCCGGAGGAGGCTGGGGGCTTCTTGGGCCCCCAACCACCAGAGACAGCTGATGGTTTCTGGAACAAAGAAAGTGCCATTGGGGAGCAAGCTGCTCCCCTAATGGCTAAAAGGCCTCCTGATAGCATTGCACCTACAATTCCCTCGGCACAGCCATCTCCATTTGGGCAGCCCAAACCTACAGGTGTCAGAACCAAGCTGGATTTTCAGCAGTATGTTTTCGTAAACCAGATGTGCTACCATGTTGCCCTTCCTTGGTATTCCAAGTATTTCCCCTACCTCGCTCTAATCCACACTATTGTTTTAATGGTCAGCAGCAACTTCTGGTTCAAGTACCCAAAGACAAGCTCCAAAATAGAACATTTTGTGTCCATCCTTGGAAAATGTTTTGAATCACCATGGACTACTAAAGCCCTGTCCGAGACCGCTTGTGAGGACTCGGAGGAGAACAAGCAAAGACTGGCTGATGCGTCCTGCCTCCTTAAACATATGTCCACAAGCAGCGAGGAGGGGAGTCCAAACCAGACTGCCCCAGTGCTCACTAAATCTGGGGTCACGTTCTCGGCTGAAAAGCTTGTGAGTGAAGTTCCCTCTATGACCATTCTGGACAAGAAAGATGGGGAGCAAGCAAAGGCCTTGTTTGAAAAAGTTCGGAAATTCCGTGCCCATGTGGAAGACAGTGACTTGATTTACAGGCTGTATGCCATTCAGACAGTCATCAAAACAGTCAAATTCATTTTGATCCTTTGCTACACAATGACATTTGTTGCCTCTATAGATTTTGACCATGTGTGTGAGCCTGAGATAAAGCATTTGACTGGATACACTAAATTCCATTGTACACATAACATGGCTTTCATGTTGAAGAAGCTACTTGTCAGCTATATTGCTCTCATATGTGTTTATGGCGTTATTTGCATATATACATTGTTTTGGCTTTTTCGTCGGCCACTAAAGGAGTATTCCTTTGAAAAagtcagagaggagagcagcttcAGTGACATTCCTgatgttaaaaatgactttgCTTTCCTCCTCCACATGGTCGATCAGTATGATCAGCTGTACTCAAAGCGTTTTGGAGTTTTTCTCTCAGAAGTGAGTGAAAACAAACTTCGAGAGATCAGCCTGAACCACGAGTGGACCTATGAAAAGTTGCGACAGCATGTAACACGCAATGCTCAAGATAAGCTGGAACTTCATCTTTTTATGCTTTCTGGAGTTCCGGACGCTGTGTTCGATCACACCGATTTGGAAATCCTTAAACTAGAACTAATCCCAGAGGCCAGGATAACTGCTAAGATCTCACAAATGGTAAACCTCCAGGAGTTGCAATTCTATCACTGTCCAGCCAAAGTTGAGCAGACTGCTTTCATTTTTCTTCGTGATCACCTACGGTGCCTTCATGTCAAATTCACAGATGTCGCTGAGATTCCTAGCTGGGTATACTTATTAAAAAGCTTAAGGGAACTATACCTGATTGGTAACCTGAActctgaaaacaataaaatgattggACTCGAGTCTCTCCGAGACCTCAGGCACCTAAAGATCCTGCATCTCAAAAGCAACCTAACAAAGGTTCCCACAAACATAACCGACCTGTCCCCACATCTTATCAAGTTGGTCATTCATAATGACGGTACAAAGCTTTTAGTCCTGAATAGTTTGAAGAAAATGATGAATCTCGCAGAATTGGAGCTTCATAATTGTGAGCTGGAGCGAATCCCCCATGCCATCTTCAGTTTGAACAACCTTCAGGAGCTTGATCTCAAATCCAACAATATTCGTACCATCGAGGAGGTCATCAGCTTTCAGCACCTGAAGAGACTAACGTGCCTCAAACTTTGGCACAATAAGATCATCAACATTCCCCTGTCAATCAGCCACGTCAAAAACCTTGAGTCACTCTATCTCTCGCACAACAAGCTCGAGTCTCTACCCTCTTCATTATTCACCCTTCTGAAGTTGAGGTACCTAGACGTTAGCCATAACTCCATAGTGGTGATACCGCTGGAGGTTGGCTTTCTGCAGAACCTCCAACATTTTGCCATTAACAACAACAGAGTCGAGGTCGTCCCAAAGCAACTGTTCAAGTGCAACAAGCTGAGGACCTTATGTATCAGCCACAACTGCATCTCATTCATTCCGGAGAAAATTGGCCAACTTTCACAGCTGGCACATCTGGAAATGAAGGGAAACTGCCTGGATCGTCTGCCCGTCCAGCTCGGCCAGTGCTGCCTCCTCCGCAGGAGCTGTCTGATGCTGGAGGATCACCTCTTCGACTCTCTCCCCATGGAGGTCAAAGAGAGCATCAATCAGGATTCCAGTGTTTCTTTTACAAATGGGTGCAAGTGTCTAAGTGATGGGCGGTAG
- the lrrc8c gene encoding volume-regulated anion channel subunit LRRC8C, with product MIPVMEFRQFSEQQPAFRVLKPWWDVFTDYLSVIMLMIGVFGCTLQVMQDKIICLPQRIPSPSDNTSGVEPKSLVHLQPNISAIPREMKGLKTDLDLQQYSFINQMCYEKALHWYAKYFPYLVLIHTVVFMVCSNFWFKFPGSSSKIEHFISMLGKCFDSPWTTRALSEVSGENTEEKESKKTGTSRSTITVCPGEGDLEKTQSLRSIPEKIVVEKPSASVLDKKEGEQAKALFEKVKKFRLHVEEGDILYLMYVRQTVVKVFKFLLIIAYNSSLVNKVRNRVRCEVEIQDMTGYKEFECNHTMAHLFSKLSYCYLCLVAVYGLTSLYTSYWLFYRSLKEYSFEYVRQETGINDIPDVKNDFAFMLHMIDQYDPLYSKRFAVFLSEVSENKLKQLNLNHEWTAEKLRQRLQTNTNNRLELQLFMLPGLPDTVFELTELQSLKLEIINNVAIPASISQLEDLQELSLYQCCLKLHTTATSFLKENLKVLRVKFDDNRELPHWMYCLRNLEELSLTGSLSPDASKNIVLESLREMKCLKTLSLKSNLTKIPQSIVDVSSHLQRLYLHNDGTKLVMLNNLKKMTNLIELELVRCDLERIPHAVFSLTSLQELDLKENNIRSIEEIISFQHLRKLTCLKLWYNGIMYIPEHIKKLGSLERLYFSYNKIEILPSHLFLCNKLRYLDLSNNDIRFIPPEIGVLQSLQYFSVTYNKLENLPDELFFCKKLKTLKLGRNMLSILSPKISYLALLTYLDLKGNHFEHLPQELGYCRALKRSGLIVEETVFETLPSDIRDQMKAE from the coding sequence gtAATGCAAGACAAAATCATATGCCTTCCTCAGAGAATACCATCGCCATCGGATAACACAAGTGGAGTGGAACCGAAGTCACTGGTGCACCTGCAACCCAACATTTCCGCTATACCCAGAGAAATGAAAGGCCTGAAAACTGATCTGGATCTTCAGCAGTACAGTTTCATCAATCAGATGTGTTATGAGAAGGCTCTTCACTGGTACGCCAAGTATTTTCCCTATTTGGTTCTCATACACACTGTTGTGTTCATGGTGTGTAGTAACTTCTGGTTCAAATTCCCTGGCTCGAGCTCAAAAATAGAACATTTCATCTCCATGCTCGGCAAGTGCTTTGATTCTCCGTGGACCACGCGAGCTTTGTCTGAGGTGTCCGGGGAAAATACTGAAGAGAAGGAAAGTAAAAAGACTGGTACTTCTAGGTCCACCATCACTGTGTGTCCTGGAGAAGGAGATTTGGAGAAGACACAGTCCCTCCGTTCTATCCCAGAAAAGATTGTTGTCGAAAAGCCGTCTGCAAGTGTTCTTGATAAAAAAGAGGGTGAACAAGCTAAGGCTCTTTTTGAAAAGGTAAAGAAGTTCCGTCTGCACGTTGAAGAGGGAGACATCCTTTACCTTATGTATGTTCGTCAGACAGTGGTCAAGGTGTTCAAATTCCTCTTAATCATTGCCTATAATAGTTCTCTGGTGAATAAAGTGCGGAACAGAGTACGTTGTGAAGTTGAGATCCAGGACATGACAGGCTATAAAGAGTTTGAATGTAATCACACTATGGCTCATCTGTTTTCGAAGCTTTCCTACTGTTACCTGTGTTTAGTGGCTGTCTATGGATTAACAAGCCTGTACACCTCCTACTGGCTGTTTTACCGCTCGCTGAAAGAATACTCCTTTGAGTATGTGCGCCAGGAAACAGGCATCAATGACATCCCCGATGTGAAGAACGACTTTGCTTTCATGCTCCATATGATTGATCAGTATGACCCACTGTACTCTAAAAgatttgcagtttttttatctGAGGTCAGTGAGAACAAACTGAAACAGCTCAACCTTAACCACGAATGGACTGCAGAGAAACTGCGTCAGAGACTCCAGACTAACACCAACAACAGACTGGAACTTCAGCTGTTCATGCTCCCTGGGTTACCCGACACTGTCTTTGAGTTGACAGAGCTGCAGTCACTTAAGCTTGAGATCATCAACAATGTCGCCATACCTGCCTCTATCTCTCAGCTGGAGGACTTACAGGAGCTGTCTCTTTACCAATGCTGTTTAAAGTTGCACACAACAGCTACCTCCTTCCTCAAAGAAAACCTAAAAGTGCTCCGTGTGAAGTTCGATGATAACAGGGAACTTCCACACTGGATGTATTGCCTGCGCAACTTAGAGGAGCTCTCTCTCACTGGATCCCTCAGCCCCGATGCCTCGAAGAATATAGTTCTTGAGTCGCTGCGGGAGATGAAGTGTTTGAAAACTCTTTCCCTTAAAAGTAATTTGACCAAGATTCCTCAGTCAATAGTGGATGTTTCCAGCCATCTGCAGCGACTTTACTTACACAATGATGGCACAAAGCTCGTAATGCTCAACAACCTGAAAAAGATGACCAATCTGATTGAGCTGGAGCTAGTACGTTGTGATCTGGAACGCATCCCGCACGCAGTCTTCAGCCTCACCAGTCTGCAAGAGCTCGATCTGAAAGAGAATAACATTCGCTCGATAGAGGAGATCATCAGTTTCCAGCATCTGAGGAAACTCACTTGCCTTAAACTTTGGTACAATGGCATCATGTATATCCCTGAGCATATCAAAAAGCTTGGCAGCCTAGAGCGCCTCTACTTCAGCTACAACAAGATCGAGATATTGCCATCGCACTTGTTCTTGTGCAACAAGTTGCGGTACCTGGACCTGTCCAACAATGACATCCGATTCATCCCTCCAGAAATCGGAGTCCTTCAGAGTCTACAGTATTTCTCAGTCACGTATAACAAACTCGAAAATCTACCAGATGAGCTCTTCTTTTGCAAAAAGCTCAAAACGCTAAAGCTAGGAAGGAACATGCTTTCTATACTCTCGCCAAAAATTTCCTACCTAGCACTACTGACATATCTGGATCTCAAAGGCAACCACTTTGAGCACCTGCCACAAGAGCTTGGTTACTGCCGCGCTTTGAAGCGCAGTGGCCTTATAGTGGAGGAGACAGTGTTTGAAACTCTGCCTTCAGATATCAGGGACCAGATGAAGGCTGAGTGA